A DNA window from Paenibacillus sp. HWE-109 contains the following coding sequences:
- a CDS encoding FecCD family ABC transporter permease: MTNRRHLVRFFLKLIGSALVLVLCFVISMLFGAEKTTFRDLWLALTSSATNDTILILREIRLPRELGAILIGSALAVSGAIMQGVTRNPLADPGLLGLTSGANMALALAFIFVPSLNYFGIMMASFLGAALGAVLVIILGSVRQGGLSPIRIVLAGAAVSAFLYAISDGVSLFFKISKDVSMWTAGGLIGTTWGQLQAIGPVILVSIILVLLLSSQVSILSLSDEVATGLGQKLVQVKAVLFALVIVLTGASVALVGNMAFVGLMIPHIVRRIVGTNYRHVLPFSVIAGASFMLLADTLGRTIHAPYETPMVAIVAMLGLPFFLFVVRRGGKQF; the protein is encoded by the coding sequence ATGACAAATAGACGACATCTTGTACGGTTCTTCTTAAAGCTTATAGGAAGTGCTCTGGTGCTTGTCCTTTGCTTTGTTATATCGATGCTGTTCGGGGCAGAAAAAACAACGTTTCGAGATTTATGGCTTGCCCTGACTTCGTCTGCTACGAATGATACGATTCTCATATTGCGTGAAATTCGGCTGCCGCGGGAGCTTGGAGCCATTCTAATCGGCTCTGCGCTTGCGGTGTCCGGTGCCATTATGCAGGGCGTCACCCGCAACCCGCTGGCCGACCCCGGCTTGTTGGGGCTGACCTCCGGAGCGAATATGGCGCTCGCTTTGGCATTCATCTTCGTTCCGTCATTGAACTATTTTGGCATTATGATGGCGTCTTTTCTGGGAGCTGCTCTGGGAGCGGTACTGGTGATCATTCTCGGCTCCGTGCGTCAGGGCGGCTTGTCGCCAATCCGGATTGTGCTGGCGGGAGCAGCTGTATCCGCTTTTCTGTATGCCATTTCGGACGGCGTCAGCCTTTTTTTCAAAATTTCCAAGGATGTATCCATGTGGACAGCGGGCGGCTTGATTGGAACTACCTGGGGACAACTTCAAGCCATCGGTCCGGTTATTCTGGTTAGTATTATCCTGGTGCTCCTTCTATCCAGCCAAGTGAGCATACTCAGCTTAAGCGATGAGGTGGCGACGGGACTCGGGCAAAAGCTGGTGCAAGTCAAGGCTGTCCTCTTTGCTCTTGTTATCGTGCTTACTGGGGCTTCGGTAGCGTTGGTCGGCAATATGGCTTTTGTCGGCCTCATGATTCCTCATATCGTTCGCCGAATTGTAGGCACCAATTACCGGCATGTCCTTCCGTTCTCCGTCATTGCCGGAGCTTCGTTCATGCTGCTTGCCGATACGCTGGGGCGGACCATTCATGCGCCTTATGAGACACCGATGGTAGCCATCGTCGCGATGCTGGGCTTGCCCTTTTTCTTGTTCGTGGTGCGTAGAGGAGGCAAACAATTCTAA
- a CDS encoding cache domain-containing sensor histidine kinase has protein sequence MGYNKWDQKALAKLKNMKLQSKFMAGYLIACAFPLLVVSSIIYSQSAAGLEDSSQEFAALYTSQIENSLNELMKEYDKVTKSVLIDNDLISKVGDGPNLSMNEYILQKLSVQRVLMRVALLKSEINNVMLISRDNSVYQYTNTSSTVNESALMSQEWYKQARSSGDTLFITGLHDRSYYEDKGQGALVTVGRVLLSSEGAFAGVLLIDLDPFTLMELNHEFVLTRDKYGMSVIISKLSGETVYHSDAASGRVPWMQVLEAGIDYTKDVSNSDQIVISGSTQLGNLVIKTEIPREKLLQKITRIKVVTIILIIIGFLITVLISLGLSLRITKPIKALRRSMKQAETGQYLPIESIQANDEIGSLVYSYNKMIVVIRTLIEDVYIAEIKQRKAKFLALQNQINPHMLYNTLESIRMKALVKEEEEIAGMIKILARMFRLTLGKDGKQHSIKHEIDYTLNYLQLQNIRFGDSFLLDIRMPEEMQQCNIIPLVFQPIVENSIIHGFQGYEGSMHIVIEGMWTADGGIMIRILDDGIGISGDKQEELRTVLEDAASDKYKLEETEKLEGEGLGLKNIAERITLHYGDLYKLTVRSGGDKGTIVEILIPKY, from the coding sequence ATGGGTTACAACAAATGGGACCAAAAAGCACTAGCAAAGCTAAAAAATATGAAGCTCCAAAGCAAATTTATGGCAGGCTATCTCATTGCGTGTGCATTTCCGTTACTGGTAGTTAGCAGTATCATCTATAGTCAATCTGCAGCCGGATTGGAGGACTCGTCTCAGGAGTTCGCTGCCCTGTACACGTCTCAGATCGAGAATTCTCTAAATGAACTTATGAAGGAATATGACAAAGTAACCAAGTCTGTACTCATTGACAATGATCTTATTTCCAAGGTTGGGGACGGGCCTAACTTGTCCATGAATGAGTACATTCTTCAGAAACTATCAGTTCAACGGGTCTTGATGCGAGTCGCTTTGCTCAAGTCCGAAATTAATAATGTCATGCTGATCAGCCGCGATAATAGCGTCTATCAGTATACGAATACAAGCAGCACGGTTAATGAGAGCGCCTTGATGTCTCAAGAATGGTACAAACAAGCGCGCAGTTCGGGAGATACTTTGTTCATCACCGGTCTGCATGACAGATCTTACTACGAGGATAAAGGGCAGGGGGCTTTAGTTACAGTAGGTCGAGTATTGCTCAGCTCCGAAGGGGCATTTGCCGGGGTGCTTCTCATCGACTTGGACCCTTTCACATTGATGGAGTTAAACCATGAGTTTGTCTTGACTAGAGATAAATATGGCATGAGTGTAATCATCTCCAAGCTTTCAGGTGAAACCGTTTATCATTCGGATGCCGCCAGCGGTAGAGTCCCCTGGATGCAGGTGTTGGAAGCAGGCATTGATTATACCAAAGACGTGAGCAATAGTGACCAAATCGTGATTTCAGGCAGTACCCAGCTGGGAAATTTGGTGATTAAGACAGAGATACCCCGTGAGAAGCTGCTGCAGAAAATCACTAGGATTAAGGTGGTTACCATCATCTTGATCATCATTGGTTTTCTGATCACGGTCTTGATTTCCCTCGGACTAAGCTTAAGGATTACGAAGCCAATTAAAGCACTGCGCCGCAGTATGAAGCAAGCGGAAACGGGGCAATATTTGCCCATTGAAAGTATTCAAGCCAATGATGAGATTGGCAGCTTGGTATATAGCTATAACAAGATGATTGTTGTCATTCGAACACTTATTGAAGACGTTTACATCGCAGAAATCAAACAGCGGAAAGCCAAATTCCTTGCTCTGCAGAATCAGATCAACCCGCACATGCTGTACAATACGTTAGAATCGATCCGCATGAAGGCGCTTGTGAAGGAGGAAGAAGAGATCGCTGGAATGATCAAGATTTTGGCGAGAATGTTTCGCTTGACCTTGGGCAAGGATGGCAAACAGCATTCGATCAAACACGAAATTGATTATACCCTTAATTATCTGCAGCTTCAGAATATACGCTTTGGCGACAGTTTCCTGCTCGATATCCGAATGCCGGAAGAGATGCAGCAATGCAACATCATTCCTCTCGTTTTTCAGCCTATTGTGGAGAACAGTATCATCCATGGCTTTCAAGGCTATGAAGGGAGCATGCATATTGTAATTGAAGGCATGTGGACGGCAGATGGCGGAATCATGATACGGATTCTGGACGACGGAATCGGTATTTCCGGGGATAAGCAGGAGGAACTGCGTACCGTGCTAGAGGATGCTGCATCGGATAAATATAAGCTGGAGGAAACGGAGAAGTTGGAAGGTGAAGGGTTAGGGCTGAAAAATATTGCCGAACGCATCACGTTACATTATGGGGACTTGTACAAATTAACCGTTCGATCGGGCGGTGACAAGGGAACCATAGTTGAGATTCTCATTCCCAAATACTAA
- a CDS encoding response regulator, with protein sequence MKVVVVDDEKGIVEGLQKMIGRYIPECEIAGVAYNGLEGAKLIQERQPDIVITDIRMPQADGLDMIQILKEKGCQAKFILLSGYADFEYARRGMQLGVKFYLNKPVEEEELRECVCKVMDVIREERAKLQEVDELKQEVNIRMMESALRDIIEGGSEHTVHAEELLQTAHIPLDRTHFVCALLEFESSLGSLAESGLDSVFNHIDRTLGPYRGGFRFRYLGAQVAVVVAHDHAIDYGEFVRAIQRLKDTLFRELKLSVTVGIGTVKEKVAGINMSFEEARHSLSYKLIKGAGVVISYPDIMTLSGKRQAVPEDMINKLEAGLDNMDEEACVGAIRVIFHWLEEEREMSPVDLQLQCLSILLSSARKLSMEQLQQNDFLGRHLLILDGLSRYRTLDRMETWMLQMIKGIIAFKLEHNMTKKKDVIAEIKDYVSIHYADAISLAELSARFYINPYYLSQLFKQKTGDTYLTFLAQTRINKSKELLEKTDLKVYEICQMVGYSDTQYFAKLFEKLTGCKPSEYRRNPSGV encoded by the coding sequence ATGAAAGTAGTTGTGGTTGATGACGAGAAAGGGATTGTGGAGGGACTCCAGAAAATGATAGGACGCTATATCCCGGAATGCGAGATTGCCGGAGTGGCCTATAACGGACTAGAAGGGGCTAAACTGATACAAGAACGCCAGCCGGATATTGTCATTACAGATATTCGAATGCCTCAGGCAGACGGGTTGGACATGATTCAGATCTTGAAAGAGAAGGGCTGCCAGGCCAAATTCATTCTTTTGAGCGGGTATGCGGACTTCGAATATGCGCGAAGAGGCATGCAGTTGGGGGTTAAATTTTATCTCAACAAACCGGTTGAAGAAGAGGAACTTCGTGAATGCGTCTGTAAGGTCATGGACGTGATTCGGGAGGAACGAGCTAAGCTCCAAGAGGTGGATGAGCTGAAGCAAGAAGTAAATATTCGTATGATGGAAAGCGCTTTACGGGACATCATTGAAGGAGGCAGCGAGCATACGGTACATGCGGAAGAGCTGCTCCAGACCGCTCATATTCCGCTAGATCGTACGCATTTTGTTTGCGCTTTGCTGGAATTTGAAAGCAGCTTGGGCTCTTTGGCGGAAAGTGGCCTTGATTCCGTATTCAATCACATAGACCGCACATTGGGGCCGTATCGTGGGGGATTTCGCTTCAGGTATCTAGGCGCCCAGGTGGCAGTTGTTGTTGCGCATGATCATGCCATCGACTATGGGGAATTCGTCCGGGCTATCCAGCGGCTCAAAGATACCTTATTTCGCGAGTTGAAGTTATCCGTTACAGTCGGGATCGGTACAGTGAAGGAAAAGGTAGCGGGAATCAATATGTCCTTTGAAGAAGCTCGCCACTCACTCAGCTACAAACTAATTAAAGGTGCGGGTGTGGTCATTTCATATCCGGATATCATGACCCTGTCAGGCAAGCGGCAAGCCGTTCCGGAAGATATGATTAACAAGCTGGAGGCTGGTCTTGATAACATGGATGAAGAAGCTTGTGTCGGCGCGATCCGCGTGATTTTCCATTGGCTGGAGGAGGAGCGTGAGATGAGTCCTGTTGATCTCCAATTGCAATGCTTAAGCATTCTTTTGTCGAGTGCACGCAAACTTTCCATGGAGCAGCTGCAGCAAAATGACTTTTTGGGACGCCATCTCCTTATTCTGGATGGACTCTCGCGTTATCGGACATTGGACCGTATGGAGACTTGGATGCTTCAAATGATTAAGGGTATTATCGCTTTCAAGCTGGAACATAATATGACGAAGAAAAAGGATGTAATCGCTGAGATCAAAGACTACGTATCGATTCACTACGCCGACGCGATCAGCTTGGCGGAACTTTCCGCCCGTTTTTATATCAATCCTTACTATTTGAGCCAACTTTTCAAACAAAAAACGGGAGATACCTATCTGACATTTCTCGCCCAGACAAGGATCAATAAGTCCAAAGAATTGCTGGAAAAGACGGATTTAAAGGTGTACGAGATCTGCCAGATGGTCGGTTATTCCGACACTCAGTACTTTGCCAAGTTGTTCGAAAAGCTAACGGGTTGCAAGCCTAGCGAATATCGCAGGAATCCCTCAGGTGTCTAA
- a CDS encoding ABC transporter substrate-binding protein, translated as MAIKKLGVLALTGALAATVFTGCSSNSDKSAASSSPAPGQSAAPKVEEIVDLEVWNTNTGFKPITKGSKLYDFYKDKLGVGVIQPYVEWNGGTNYLNQLNLKIAANEMPDLFLPQQGIEDSLAKNGAIADLTDLLPKYAPNVMQVIPKEVWDVVKANDPTGQGKIYYIPGVLDYGRETGLIRKDWLDKLGLPMPKTQDEYVKVLEAFRDKDPNGNGQKDEIPTGGREAAAWMDHLFAMYGVAMFEGKPDWDVYDGKLTYAAVTPNMKASLEFIAKLYKDSLIDKESLLNNKAKWEGKIESNNVGNYFHWEESVFERLENINKNKGVKGDYSVLPIPEVPGYKGFYTLKKMQPPVWVVKSNKDQKKLMATLKLLNNMYDKKNWNTLYLGVEGMHYTMKDGKASRLPDDKSVQENLAINPYLFVATADFSSDLYKSTASEDRKWAVDQSIRNIAEAQKYVKTIAGDGMPASIYEGFADINNRTLYVEYATKIILGQYPISKFDEFVDKWNKSGGEEVTKRARDWYAKVKK; from the coding sequence ATGGCTATCAAAAAATTGGGAGTACTGGCGCTAACAGGCGCCCTAGCCGCTACAGTCTTTACAGGCTGCAGCAGCAATTCAGACAAATCCGCTGCTTCTTCATCTCCTGCTCCAGGACAAAGTGCTGCTCCTAAGGTAGAGGAAATCGTTGATCTTGAAGTGTGGAATACCAATACGGGTTTTAAACCGATTACCAAAGGCAGCAAGCTCTATGATTTTTATAAGGATAAACTGGGCGTGGGTGTCATTCAACCGTATGTGGAATGGAACGGAGGCACCAACTACCTGAACCAGTTGAATCTGAAGATTGCAGCAAACGAAATGCCGGACTTGTTCTTGCCTCAGCAGGGCATCGAAGACAGCTTGGCTAAGAACGGCGCAATCGCCGATTTGACAGATTTATTGCCGAAGTACGCACCGAATGTCATGCAGGTCATTCCCAAGGAAGTATGGGACGTGGTCAAAGCCAATGATCCTACCGGACAAGGGAAAATTTATTATATCCCAGGTGTGCTGGACTATGGCAGAGAAACGGGCTTGATTCGTAAAGATTGGCTCGACAAGCTGGGGCTGCCAATGCCTAAGACGCAAGATGAGTACGTGAAGGTGCTTGAAGCTTTCCGGGATAAGGATCCGAACGGCAATGGACAAAAGGATGAGATCCCGACCGGCGGCCGGGAGGCAGCAGCTTGGATGGATCATTTATTCGCGATGTATGGTGTAGCGATGTTCGAAGGCAAGCCAGATTGGGATGTGTATGATGGCAAGCTGACTTACGCTGCGGTTACCCCGAATATGAAAGCTTCTTTGGAGTTCATCGCCAAGCTGTATAAGGATAGCTTAATCGATAAGGAATCGCTCTTGAATAATAAAGCGAAATGGGAAGGCAAGATTGAATCCAACAATGTCGGCAACTACTTCCACTGGGAAGAGTCGGTCTTCGAGCGTTTAGAGAATATCAACAAAAATAAAGGCGTGAAAGGCGATTACTCGGTACTCCCGATCCCAGAGGTTCCAGGCTACAAAGGTTTTTATACCTTGAAGAAGATGCAGCCTCCGGTCTGGGTTGTGAAGAGCAACAAGGATCAGAAGAAGCTTATGGCGACGCTGAAACTGTTGAACAATATGTATGACAAAAAGAATTGGAATACGCTGTACCTTGGTGTGGAAGGCATGCACTATACCATGAAGGACGGCAAAGCCTCCAGACTTCCGGATGACAAGAGTGTACAAGAGAATCTTGCCATTAACCCCTATCTATTTGTAGCTACTGCAGACTTCTCTTCAGATCTGTACAAAAGCACGGCATCGGAAGATCGGAAATGGGCAGTGGATCAAAGTATTCGGAACATCGCAGAAGCTCAGAAATACGTCAAGACCATTGCCGGCGACGGCATGCCTGCGAGTATCTATGAAGGCTTCGCCGACATTAACAATCGCACACTGTATGTGGAATATGCAACCAAGATTATCCTTGGCCAGTACCCGATCAGCAAATTTGATGAATTCGTTGACAAGTGGAACAAATCAGGCGGTGAAGAAGTCACGAAGCGTGCTAGAGATTGGTATGCGAAAGTGAAGAAATAG
- a CDS encoding iron-hydroxamate ABC transporter substrate-binding protein produces MKKLLIPFVLILVLLISACGGKEANKSDTGSGSSPKPASTQTGEKDTGTFTYQSESGPVQVPTHPKRVIVLTRFLTGNLMALDVPLVGADEMSKDNPNFAEKLAGVEAVTDESLEKIIELKPDLIVGLSDIKNIDKFKKIAPTVTYTYGKVDFLTQQLEIGKLVNKEKEAQSWVDDFNTRTKKIGEEIKAKIGENATVSVIETFNKQLYVYGENFGRGTEILYQQFGLKMPDKVKAATKTDGFFALSTEVLKDFMGDYVIFSKNADEDNSFQNTQTYKNVPAVQNQRVFEANAKAFYFNDPVSMEYQLKFFIKNFLGR; encoded by the coding sequence ATGAAAAAACTGTTAATTCCGTTCGTTTTAATTTTAGTTTTGCTGATTAGTGCTTGTGGGGGGAAAGAAGCTAACAAGTCCGATACGGGAAGCGGTTCGTCGCCTAAACCGGCTTCGACGCAAACGGGTGAAAAGGATACCGGCACGTTTACCTACCAATCGGAAAGCGGACCTGTACAGGTTCCGACCCATCCGAAACGTGTCATCGTGCTAACGCGGTTTTTGACAGGAAATTTAATGGCGCTCGACGTGCCTCTGGTGGGCGCGGATGAGATGTCCAAGGATAATCCGAATTTTGCCGAAAAGCTGGCTGGTGTAGAAGCGGTTACGGACGAAAGTCTCGAGAAAATTATTGAGCTGAAACCTGATCTTATCGTAGGACTATCCGACATCAAAAATATCGACAAGTTCAAGAAAATCGCCCCGACGGTGACGTATACGTACGGCAAGGTTGACTTTTTGACCCAACAGCTTGAAATCGGAAAATTGGTGAATAAAGAGAAAGAGGCTCAGTCCTGGGTCGATGATTTTAATACACGCACCAAAAAGATTGGTGAAGAAATCAAAGCCAAAATCGGTGAAAATGCTACGGTCTCAGTTATCGAAACGTTCAATAAACAGCTGTATGTGTACGGCGAAAACTTTGGCCGCGGAACCGAAATCCTCTATCAGCAGTTTGGACTGAAGATGCCGGATAAAGTGAAGGCAGCAACGAAAACAGATGGTTTTTTTGCCTTATCGACCGAAGTGCTGAAGGATTTCATGGGCGACTATGTCATTTTCAGTAAAAATGCCGATGAAGACAACTCGTTCCAAAATACGCAAACCTACAAGAATGTTCCTGCTGTCCAAAATCAGCGCGTGTTCGAAGCTAATGCGAAGGCATTCTACTTTAACGATCCAGTAAGTATGGAGTATCAACTTAAATTTTTCATCAAGAACTTTCTTGGCCGTTAA
- a CDS encoding FecCD family ABC transporter permease gives MMMTALIRKQRLILLVSLVLIAATSIISMSIGYSPLSFNRLIPVLFGHGTFKEDFVLFSIRLPRIIITLLSGMALALSGSILQSVTRNDLADPGIIGINSGAGVAIAVFFLYVPIQVGSYVYVLPAVAFLGALLTSALIYLFSYSRTRGLNPTLLVLVGVGFSMALSGIMIVIISSADRSKVDFIAKWLAGTIWGTDWPFIWALLPWLVLLIPFTLFKAHRLNLLALNEESAIGVGLKLERERLVLILTAVAAAASAVSVTGGIAFVGLIAPHIAKALVGPRNQLYIPVAVLLGGWLLLTADTIGRNLVDPDGIAAGIMVSLIGVPYFVYLLLKK, from the coding sequence ATGATGATGACTGCTCTCATTCGCAAACAACGCCTTATTCTGCTTGTCAGTCTGGTGCTGATCGCAGCCACTTCTATCATTAGCATGAGTATTGGCTATTCACCGCTGTCGTTTAATCGGTTAATTCCCGTACTGTTCGGCCATGGTACCTTTAAAGAAGATTTTGTGCTATTTTCTATCCGGCTGCCGCGCATTATTATTACACTGCTGTCAGGCATGGCACTCGCTCTATCCGGATCTATCCTGCAAAGCGTAACCCGCAATGATCTGGCTGATCCTGGGATTATTGGTATCAATTCCGGAGCGGGTGTGGCTATCGCGGTCTTCTTCCTTTATGTTCCGATTCAGGTTGGCTCTTATGTCTATGTTCTGCCGGCCGTCGCTTTCCTCGGGGCGCTGCTAACGTCCGCGTTGATCTATCTGTTCTCATATAGTCGGACGCGCGGGCTTAATCCTACCCTGCTGGTACTGGTCGGTGTTGGTTTCTCTATGGCGTTGTCGGGCATTATGATTGTCATCATTTCGTCGGCGGATCGATCCAAGGTCGATTTCATCGCCAAATGGCTGGCAGGCACGATATGGGGGACGGATTGGCCGTTCATCTGGGCGCTGCTTCCCTGGCTGGTGCTGCTTATTCCGTTCACGTTGTTCAAAGCCCACAGACTTAATCTTCTTGCTCTGAATGAAGAGTCTGCCATCGGCGTTGGTCTGAAGCTTGAACGGGAACGTCTGGTGTTGATTCTAACGGCAGTCGCCGCTGCGGCTTCGGCAGTTTCTGTCACGGGCGGCATTGCCTTCGTTGGGCTGATAGCTCCGCACATTGCCAAGGCGCTAGTCGGTCCGCGCAATCAGCTTTATATCCCGGTCGCGGTGCTCTTAGGCGGTTGGCTGCTGCTGACAGCAGATACGATTGGCCGCAACCTGGTCGACCCGGACGGTATTGCGGCGGGCATCATGGTGTCGCTGATCGGTGTGCCTTATTTCGTCTACTTGCTGCTCAAGAAGTAG
- a CDS encoding ABC transporter permease, which yields MLKSKIQLKVFWPLYVMAIPGLMFLIIFKYIPLLGSVIAFKDYSVFKGFIDSPWVGFKHFQKLLDYPDFVRVFGNTLMLGFLKIVLVFPIPILLALMMNEIRKSALKKGVQTALYIPHFLSWVIVSGIVFDIFSLSGLFNIVLGWFGHDPILAMQDSAYFRPVYVLTSIWRDAGWGTVVYMAAISSIDPQLYESAMMDGASRFRQIRHITFPLLLPTVLVLFLLEIGNFLDLGFDQVFNLLTPMTYSVGDILDTYVFRTGIQQAQYSFATAVGLFQSVIGFILVFIFNRLSKKVSDGGLW from the coding sequence TTGCTTAAAAGCAAAATTCAATTGAAGGTTTTTTGGCCGCTCTATGTGATGGCCATTCCAGGTCTCATGTTTCTCATTATTTTCAAGTACATTCCGTTATTAGGCTCGGTGATCGCCTTTAAGGATTATTCGGTGTTCAAAGGGTTTATCGATAGTCCTTGGGTTGGCTTTAAGCATTTCCAGAAGCTTCTCGATTATCCGGATTTCGTCCGCGTGTTCGGAAATACGCTGATGCTAGGTTTTCTGAAAATCGTGCTGGTCTTCCCGATTCCGATCTTGCTGGCGCTGATGATGAACGAGATTCGGAAATCCGCCCTAAAGAAAGGTGTGCAGACGGCGCTATACATCCCTCACTTTTTATCGTGGGTCATTGTGTCCGGCATTGTGTTTGACATCTTCTCCTTAAGTGGATTGTTCAACATCGTGTTGGGATGGTTTGGGCATGATCCAATTTTGGCCATGCAAGACAGCGCTTACTTCCGACCGGTTTATGTGCTGACTTCCATTTGGCGAGATGCTGGGTGGGGAACTGTCGTATATATGGCCGCGATCAGTTCCATCGATCCGCAGTTATATGAGTCGGCCATGATGGACGGGGCATCCCGATTCAGACAGATTCGTCATATTACATTCCCACTGCTTTTGCCTACGGTGCTGGTTCTGTTTTTACTGGAAATCGGAAACTTCCTGGACTTAGGCTTCGATCAAGTATTCAATCTATTGACACCAATGACCTACAGCGTGGGGGATATTCTTGATACGTATGTGTTCCGAACAGGTATTCAACAGGCACAATATAGCTTTGCTACGGCAGTAGGTTTGTTCCAGTCGGTTATCGGTTTTATTCTGGTGTTCATCTTCAATCGGTTGTCGAAAAAAGTTTCAGATGGGGGGTTGTGGTAG
- a CDS encoding carbohydrate ABC transporter permease encodes MFESRGEKVFVTSITTLLLLLSFIAIVPLLSVISISFSSKSAVVQNLVSIWPKEFTLDSWSYIVERPDLWKSFFLTLGSTVIGTALALFITALLAYPLSKPEFRWGSVIMIGVVIAMIFKAPIIPYFLTVRGIGLYNNPLVLIVPHILNPFNLIIMRSFFKEFPKELEEAAFLEGSGYFRMLFQFVLPLSKAVLATLALFYAVVIWNQFQTPLLFLQNTDWFPLQMKIRQFISDDNMIMPGAASTADFNFNERTLRSATVIFAILPIIAVYPFLQKYFVKGAMIGSVKG; translated from the coding sequence ATGTTTGAATCCAGGGGAGAAAAAGTTTTTGTAACAAGTATCACGACCCTTCTTCTGTTGCTATCGTTCATTGCAATTGTGCCGCTGCTGTCCGTCATTTCGATTTCGTTCAGCTCGAAAAGTGCTGTTGTGCAAAATTTGGTGTCCATCTGGCCTAAGGAGTTCACGTTAGATTCATGGAGCTACATTGTTGAGCGTCCTGATTTGTGGAAGTCATTCTTCCTCACACTAGGTTCGACTGTGATTGGTACTGCCTTGGCGCTATTCATTACAGCGCTGCTCGCTTATCCGCTTTCGAAACCGGAGTTTCGCTGGGGTTCCGTGATCATGATTGGGGTGGTCATTGCCATGATTTTCAAGGCTCCCATCATTCCTTATTTCCTTACTGTACGAGGAATAGGCCTTTATAATAACCCGTTGGTCTTGATTGTTCCTCATATCCTGAACCCGTTTAATCTGATCATCATGAGAAGCTTCTTCAAGGAGTTTCCTAAGGAACTGGAGGAAGCAGCTTTCCTCGAAGGCAGCGGTTACTTTCGAATGCTGTTCCAATTCGTCCTTCCGCTGTCGAAAGCTGTACTTGCTACACTAGCCTTATTCTACGCGGTGGTCATTTGGAATCAGTTTCAGACACCTTTATTATTTCTCCAGAATACGGACTGGTTTCCGCTGCAGATGAAGATCCGCCAGTTCATCTCGGATGATAATATGATTATGCCAGGTGCCGCTTCAACGGCTGACTTTAATTTTAACGAAAGAACGCTAAGATCGGCGACGGTTATCTTCGCTATCCTTCCGATCATCGCGGTGTATCCGTTCTTGCAAAAATATTTCGTCAAAGGAGCCATGATCGGCTCTGTAAAAGGATAA